Proteins from a genomic interval of Spiroplasma endosymbiont of Lonchoptera lutea:
- a CDS encoding IS30 family transposase — protein MGYKHLGIDERIYIENQLKFKVKISEIAKNLNRSISTINREVNRNKDNNHYFSLIAQNKAENRKQLHVYFHKFKNRELVKYVQQKLLLGWSPEQIYGRIKNFHQEWIISFKTIYNWIYSGLLEKVTSKNLRRKGKKRKSQENRGKFNGKSIKERNVNNRITLGHWEGDTVVSSRGKSKSCLITLVERTSRFTLAILVENRTTKVINKNISHYLSILPNNLVKTITFDRGKEFANWQQLEKNLNVKIYFADAYSPWQRGTNENTNGLIREKFPKKFNFSNTTKNAVHKFILSLNQRPRKILNYLSPIEYLVRKII, from the coding sequence ATGGGATACAAACATCTTGGCATAGATGAAAGAATTTATATTGAGAATCAATTGAAATTTAAAGTAAAAATTAGTGAAATAGCTAAAAATCTTAATCGAAGTATTAGTACTATTAATCGAGAAGTTAATAGAAATAAAGATAATAATCATTATTTTTCATTAATTGCACAAAATAAAGCAGAAAATAGAAAACAATTACATGTTTATTTTCATAAATTTAAAAATAGAGAATTAGTAAAATATGTACAACAAAAATTATTATTAGGTTGATCGCCTGAACAAATTTATGGCAGAATTAAAAATTTTCATCAAGAATGAATTATTAGTTTTAAAACAATTTACAATTGAATTTATTCTGGATTACTTGAAAAGGTTACTAGTAAAAATTTAAGAAGAAAAGGTAAGAAACGAAAATCTCAAGAAAATCGGGGTAAATTTAATGGTAAATCCATTAAAGAACGAAATGTTAATAATCGTATAACTCTTGGCCATTGAGAAGGTGATACTGTAGTATCATCACGAGGTAAAAGTAAATCATGTTTAATAACTTTAGTTGAAAGAACATCAAGATTTACTTTAGCAATATTAGTTGAAAATAGAACTACTAAAGTTATTAACAAAAATATTAGTCATTATTTATCAATTCTTCCAAATAATCTTGTTAAGACTATAACATTTGATAGGGGTAAAGAATTTGCTAATTGACAACAACTTGAAAAAAATTTAAATGTGAAAATTTATTTTGCTGATGCATATTCACCTTGACAAAGAGGTACTAATGAAAATACTAATGGTTTAATTAGAGAAAAATTTCCTAAAAAATTTAATTTTTCAAACACTACTAAAAATGCAGTTCATAAATTTATATTGTCTTTAAACCAAAGACCAAGAAAAATACTAAATTATCTTTCGCCAATCGAATATTTGGTTAGAAAAATAATTTAG
- a CDS encoding IS30 family transposase — protein MGYKHLGIDERIYIENQLKFKVKISEIAKNLNRSISTINREVNRNKDNNHYFSLIAQNKAENRKQLHVYFHKFKNRELVKYVQQKLLLGWSPEQIYGRIKNFHQEWIISFKTIYNWIYSGLLEKVTSKNLRRKGKKRKSQENRGKFNGKSIKERNVNNRITLGHWEGDTVVSSRGKSKSCLITLVERTSRFTLAILVENRTTKVINKNISHYLSILPNNLVKTITFDRGKEFANWQQLEKNLNVKIYFADAYSPWQRGTNENTNGLIREKFPKKFNFSNTTKNAVHKFILSLNQRPRKILNYLSPIEYLVRKII, from the coding sequence ATGGGATACAAACATCTTGGCATAGATGAAAGAATTTATATTGAGAATCAATTGAAATTTAAAGTAAAAATTAGTGAAATAGCTAAAAATCTTAATCGAAGTATTAGTACTATTAATCGAGAAGTTAATAGAAATAAAGATAATAATCATTATTTTTCATTAATTGCACAAAATAAAGCAGAAAATAGAAAACAATTACATGTTTATTTTCATAAATTTAAAAATAGAGAATTAGTAAAATATGTACAACAAAAATTATTATTAGGTTGATCGCCTGAACAAATTTATGGCAGAATTAAAAATTTTCATCAAGAATGAATTATTAGTTTTAAAACAATTTACAATTGAATTTATTCTGGATTACTTGAAAAGGTTACTAGTAAAAATTTAAGAAGAAAAGGTAAGAAACGAAAATCTCAAGAAAATCGGGGTAAATTTAATGGTAAATCCATTAAAGAACGAAATGTTAATAATCGCATAACTCTTGGCCATTGAGAAGGTGATACTGTAGTATCATCACGAGGTAAAAGTAAATCATGTTTAATAACTTTAGTTGAAAGAACATCAAGATTTACTTTAGCAATATTAGTTGAAAATAGAACTACTAAAGTTATTAACAAAAATATTAGTCATTATTTATCAATTCTTCCAAATAATCTTGTTAAGACTATAACATTTGATCGTGGTAAAGAATTTGCTAATTGACAACAACTTGAAAAAAATTTAAATGTGAAAATTTATTTTGCTGATGCATATTCACCTTGACAAAGAGGTACTAATGAAAATACTAATGGTTTAATTAGAGAAAAATTTCCTAAAAAATTTAATTTTTCAAACACTACTAAAAATGCAGTTCATAAATTTATATTGTCTTTAAACCAAAGACCAAGAAAAATACTAAATTATCTTTCGCCAATCGAATATTTGGTTAGAAAAATAATTTAG
- the pfkB gene encoding 1-phosphofructokinase, translating into MIYTITFNPAIDYTIKVDNFTVGNTNRCYEEYLQSGGKGINCAIILTRLGIKTITSGFLATNNNELILQKLKEENILANFILIKGMVRINVKIKSDQETEVNARGPLVIASDWEAFIKQVSDYHSDDFVVISGNLANGMDQSQLKQFLEVLNEKQVKFSLDINSDSLKHCLSYQPLLIKPNLAELQQLCNKKLITDSQIITAAKLLQQQGVHNVLVSLGKKGSIYITSDNEVYRVSAAEGLLINSVGAGDSMLAGFIASYFVNKKSIEDSLKMAAACGAATSFTKWLATVQDIEKLIPLIKVERLKK; encoded by the coding sequence ATGATTTATACAATTACTTTTAATCCAGCAATTGACTATACAATAAAAGTAGACAATTTTACTGTTGGCAATACTAATCGTTGTTATGAAGAATATTTGCAGTCTGGTGGTAAAGGTATTAACTGTGCTATTATTCTTACCCGATTGGGAATAAAAACTATTACAAGCGGATTTTTAGCTACTAATAATAATGAGTTAATTTTACAAAAGTTAAAAGAAGAAAATATTCTTGCTAATTTTATATTAATTAAAGGAATGGTTCGCATTAATGTCAAAATTAAAAGTGATCAAGAAACAGAAGTTAATGCTAGGGGTCCATTAGTTATTGCTAGTGATTGAGAAGCATTTATCAAACAAGTTAGTGATTATCATTCCGATGATTTTGTTGTTATTTCTGGTAATTTAGCAAATGGAATGGATCAATCGCAACTTAAACAATTCTTAGAAGTTCTTAATGAAAAACAAGTTAAGTTTTCGTTAGATATTAATAGTGATAGTTTAAAACATTGTTTATCGTATCAACCGTTATTAATTAAACCTAATTTAGCAGAGTTACAACAATTATGTAATAAGAAATTAATAACAGATTCGCAAATAATAACGGCGGCTAAATTATTACAACAACAAGGTGTTCATAATGTTTTGGTAAGTTTAGGTAAAAAAGGTTCAATTTATATTACCAGTGATAATGAAGTTTATCGTGTTAGTGCCGCAGAAGGTTTATTAATTAATTCAGTAGGGGCTGGTGATTCAATGTTGGCAGGTTTTATTGCTAGTTATTTTGTTAATAAAAAATCAATTGAAGATAGTTTAAAAATGGCGGCAGCTTGTGGAGCAGCAACAAGTTTTACAAAATGATTAGCTACTGTTCAAGATATTGAAAAATTAATTCCCTTAATTAAAGTAGAAAGGTTGAAAAAGTAA
- a CDS encoding fructose-specific PTS transporter subunit EIIC produces the protein MKIDSLFNVQVMDLNLKAKTKKQAISKLCHLAYKQKVVSNAEKFENDIWIREEQGTTGIGDGIAIPHNRSKYVKKATIIFAKTSSKLDWESLDNKPVKLIFMIAMPLLGDDTHLKALATLASYLIDPKIVKELLKVKNPEAVVKIFSKQQESKDDGSLVDDSGKVLAITACPTGIAHTYMAQEKLEYFAKQLNVSIKVETQGRSGQENVLTKEDISNAKAIIIAADKNIEGVERFAGKKVLYAGTKDAITAGDKLIQKALSGEGEIVKEQSKNGDSFLTDTVQSWKSFRSVYKHIMAGVSRMLPFIVAGGIILGIGFLLDSGIDGNNNFGTVRLQSGWFSALGKLSLSMIVPVLGGFIAYSLVGWQGLLPGFIAGLIADAPGMLYTADINEGWSNLWGRLIPEIKIDDITLQFNSGFIGAIIGGYLAGVIVFALTQWTRKVPATFRGVKDIVFVPLLSVLFIGLIMFALNIPLGFLNLGLKTGIKKMYDYNLHILVGIIVAAMMAVDMGGPINKAAYVLGTSLIADGESGQKVMASVMAGGMVPPLVIALTTLIFKSQYTIEERNAGISNWFMGLSFITEGAIPFAATRPKKVIPSIVIGSAITGALVMLFNISLPAPHGGIFVFPLLRNHWVTDSGMQIGLGIILYVTALVVGMAVGALLLGLLNSKYFMEKISNKKVKK, from the coding sequence ATGAAAATTGATAGTTTATTTAATGTACAAGTAATGGATTTAAATTTGAAGGCAAAAACTAAAAAGCAAGCTATTAGTAAACTTTGTCATTTGGCATATAAACAAAAAGTTGTTAGTAATGCTGAAAAGTTTGAAAACGATATTTGAATTCGTGAGGAACAAGGAACAACAGGAATTGGTGATGGAATTGCTATTCCTCATAATCGTAGCAAATATGTTAAAAAAGCAACGATTATTTTTGCTAAAACTAGTAGTAAATTAGATTGAGAGTCATTGGATAATAAACCAGTCAAATTAATTTTTATGATTGCGATGCCTTTACTTGGTGATGATACTCACTTAAAAGCCTTGGCAACTTTAGCATCGTATTTAATTGATCCTAAAATTGTTAAAGAATTATTAAAAGTTAAAAATCCCGAAGCTGTTGTAAAAATTTTTAGTAAGCAACAAGAATCTAAAGACGATGGCTCTTTAGTTGATGATAGTGGTAAAGTTTTAGCGATAACTGCTTGTCCGACTGGGATTGCTCATACTTATATGGCACAAGAAAAATTAGAATATTTTGCAAAGCAATTAAATGTTAGTATTAAAGTTGAAACACAAGGCCGTAGTGGTCAAGAAAATGTTTTAACTAAGGAAGATATTTCTAATGCTAAAGCTATTATTATTGCTGCTGATAAGAATATTGAAGGTGTTGAAAGATTTGCTGGTAAGAAAGTATTATATGCAGGAACTAAAGATGCAATTACCGCAGGTGATAAATTAATTCAAAAAGCATTAAGTGGTGAAGGTGAAATTGTTAAAGAACAGTCAAAAAATGGTGATTCTTTTTTAACAGATACTGTTCAAAGTTGAAAGTCTTTTCGTTCTGTTTATAAACATATTATGGCTGGGGTTTCACGAATGCTCCCTTTTATTGTGGCGGGAGGAATTATTCTGGGGATTGGATTTTTATTGGATTCTGGTATTGATGGTAACAATAATTTTGGTACTGTTCGTCTGCAATCGGGGTGATTTTCAGCTTTAGGAAAGTTATCACTTTCAATGATTGTACCTGTATTAGGCGGTTTTATTGCTTATTCACTTGTAGGTTGGCAAGGTTTGTTGCCTGGTTTTATTGCCGGATTAATTGCTGATGCTCCCGGAATGTTATATACTGCTGATATTAATGAGGGATGAAGTAATCTTTGAGGAAGATTAATACCAGAAATTAAAATTGATGATATAACATTGCAGTTTAATTCTGGATTTATTGGAGCCATAATTGGTGGTTATTTAGCGGGAGTAATTGTTTTTGCTTTAACACAATGAACAAGAAAAGTTCCCGCAACTTTTAGAGGTGTTAAAGATATTGTTTTTGTGCCTTTATTGAGTGTTTTATTTATTGGTTTAATAATGTTTGCGTTAAATATTCCTTTAGGGTTTTTAAATTTAGGTTTAAAAACGGGAATTAAAAAAATGTATGATTATAATTTACATATTCTTGTTGGTATTATTGTTGCGGCGATGATGGCTGTTGATATGGGGGGACCGATTAATAAAGCGGCTTATGTTTTAGGAACAAGTTTAATTGCTGATGGTGAGTCTGGACAAAAGGTAATGGCTAGTGTAATGGCAGGAGGAATGGTGCCACCATTAGTTATTGCTTTAACAACATTAATTTTTAAATCACAATATACAATAGAAGAACGGAATGCGGGAATTTCTAACTGATTTATGGGATTATCTTTTATTACTGAGGGGGCTATTCCTTTTGCGGCAACTCGTCCCAAAAAAGTTATTCCTTCAATTGTAATTGGTTCTGCTATTACAGGGGCATTAGTGATGTTATTTAACATCTCATTGCCAGCACCGCATGGCGGAATATTTGTTTTTCCACTTTTAAGAAATCATTGAGTAACTGATTCTGGAATGCAAATTGGTTTAGGTATTATTTTGTATGTTACAGCTTTAGTTGTTGGTATGGCTGTTGGAGCATTATTGTTAGGATTATTAAATTCTAAATATTTTATGGAAAAGATTTCTAATAAGAAGGTTAAAAAATAA
- a CDS encoding PTS transporter subunit EIIC: MYSWFTIINCFCYFTNRKSITFIFFYCYYWFNSQILIHCANSFLFLIIELTQFVFYISVLFNFTFQEIPLIITGAFALLLNNAVFGNTNSSLAYWIAVWTDAYSVVPSNPNIIEFVGIGEQIITSFKVVGEVIYSATYLILTPYVSFLIGYLLAKKRNQELAVIIGLVTLGVFLISGGITVYWQTLVKIGTKFLGVDGLFSAIIISFLGAELLLFLSRNNRLAIKMPKGMASIVSQSFAKLLPILIVIVIFAIVSQLFITVPIQQAVLKEFNRLFDLESDADTVKAIVKDTEGNIFYAVFVFQADDNSWFSTVIPLARDQMAVFEKVEYLSFTGQGYEMWGNYEAKFDNYALFTPDINALNLVAIFYKFFAYPFMNFSANPNIGLGLAIVYVFFGQLFWFFGLSGTNIMNGIFGPVWGYAIVQNSASIKAGLVPQFIFNESFFNSFIFIGGWGMSLSLLLVSLLIGRDKRARTISKMALVPTIYNINHPITFSYPLILNPIFFIPAVIGPVLLVIWTWLWMMLGYVPYASLQMSFLAPVGVGAILATSSWKAIILVFSNLILGMVIYVPFILIANSIAKKNGNAVNLVYLGAIHYFFTGKNFQDLRYQEIRNKHRSEYQILKKNDASIEEKQRLREKHIQEWIIYRKFLKKERIEIKKRQQQEKLQQKIELKAQRTKVSANKNKDKKEKKLIKKNNQDLKKAKKASKKAKLKSQKRIKRKKK, encoded by the coding sequence GTGTACAGTTGATTTACTATAATCAATTGCTTTTGCTATTTTACGAATAGAAAATCCATAACTTTTATATTCTTTTATTGCTATTATTGATTCAATAGTCAGATACTTATACATTGTGCTAATTCCTTTCTTTTCTTAATTATAGAATTAACACAATTTGTTTTTTATATAAGTGTCCTTTTTAATTTTACATTTCAGGAAATACCATTAATTATTACTGGTGCTTTTGCTTTGCTTCTTAATAATGCTGTTTTTGGCAATACTAATAGTTCATTAGCATATTGAATTGCTGTTTGAACAGATGCTTATTCTGTAGTTCCTAGTAATCCTAACATTATTGAATTTGTTGGTATTGGCGAACAAATAATAACGAGTTTTAAGGTTGTTGGTGAAGTAATTTATAGTGCTACTTATTTAATTTTAACGCCATATGTTTCATTTTTAATTGGTTATTTATTGGCAAAAAAGCGTAATCAAGAATTAGCAGTGATTATTGGTTTAGTAACATTAGGAGTTTTTCTTATTAGTGGGGGAATTACTGTTTATTGACAGACTCTTGTTAAGATTGGCACAAAGTTTTTGGGTGTTGATGGTTTATTTTCAGCAATTATTATTTCATTTTTAGGAGCAGAATTACTTTTATTTTTATCACGAAATAATCGGTTAGCAATTAAAATGCCAAAAGGAATGGCATCAATTGTTAGTCAGTCATTTGCTAAGTTATTGCCAATTCTTATTGTTATTGTTATTTTTGCTATTGTTTCACAATTGTTTATTACTGTTCCGATTCAACAAGCAGTATTGAAAGAATTTAATCGCCTTTTTGATTTAGAAAGTGATGCTGATACGGTGAAAGCTATTGTTAAAGATACTGAAGGAAATATTTTTTATGCTGTTTTTGTTTTTCAAGCTGATGATAATTCTTGATTTTCAACAGTTATTCCTTTAGCAAGAGACCAAATGGCTGTTTTTGAAAAGGTTGAATATTTATCGTTTACTGGTCAAGGATATGAAATGTGAGGTAATTATGAAGCTAAATTTGATAATTATGCTTTGTTTACACCTGATATTAATGCTTTAAATTTAGTTGCTATTTTTTATAAGTTTTTTGCATATCCTTTTATGAATTTTTCTGCTAATCCGAATATTGGTTTAGGTTTAGCGATTGTTTATGTATTTTTTGGACAGTTATTTTGATTTTTTGGTTTGTCAGGAACAAACATTATGAATGGTATTTTTGGACCAGTTTGAGGATATGCTATTGTGCAAAATTCTGCATCAATCAAAGCTGGTTTGGTACCGCAATTTATATTTAATGAATCATTTTTCAATAGTTTTATTTTTATTGGGGGATGGGGAATGTCGTTATCTTTACTGTTGGTGTCATTATTAATTGGTCGTGATAAAAGAGCAAGAACAATATCTAAAATGGCATTAGTTCCAACAATATATAATATTAATCATCCGATAACATTTTCGTATCCTTTAATATTAAATCCAATATTTTTTATTCCTGCGGTTATTGGTCCAGTATTATTAGTGATTTGAACTTGATTATGAATGATGTTAGGGTATGTTCCTTATGCTTCACTGCAAATGTCTTTTCTTGCTCCTGTGGGCGTTGGTGCCATTTTAGCAACATCAAGTTGGAAAGCAATTATTTTAGTATTTTCTAATTTAATATTAGGGATGGTAATTTATGTTCCCTTTATATTAATTGCTAATAGTATAGCTAAGAAAAATGGTAATGCTGTTAATTTAGTATATTTAGGTGCGATTCATTATTTTTTTACTGGCAAAAACTTTCAAGATTTACGATATCAAGAAATTAGGAATAAGCATCGCAGTGAATATCAAATTTTAAAGAAAAATGATGCTTCAATTGAGGAAAAGCAAAGATTGCGAGAGAAACATATTCAAGAATGAATCATTTATCGTAAATTTCTTAAAAAGGAACGCATTGAAATTAAAAAACGACAACAACAAGAAAAATTACAGCAAAAAATTGAATTAAAGGCACAGCGAACTAAAGTTTCTGCTAATAAAAACAAAGATAAAAAAGAGAAAAAACTTATTAAGAAAAATAATCAAGATTTGAAAAAAGCAAAAAAGGCTTCTAAAAAGGCTAAACTAAAATCTCAAAAAAGAATTAAAAGAAAGAAAAAATAA
- the tpiA gene encoding triose-phosphate isomerase, whose protein sequence is MRKPIIIGNWKMYKNINETKDFILQVEQKMMNQNIDVGIAVSFPLLETSIREASKLIISAQNCHFENDGAFTGEVSPLLLKTMNVSYVVLGHSERRILFNESNKIINKKVLKALENNLKIILCCGETEEEYINKQTEVVVARQLKIALENVSEKQLEQIVIAYEPVWAIGTGKTATVEVAQQVCQFIRKNIMEIYNVALSNKIRIQYGGSVKPDNIKALLEQPDIDGALVGGASLQVNSFLQLIS, encoded by the coding sequence ATGCGTAAACCAATTATTATCGGTAATTGAAAAATGTATAAAAATATTAATGAAACAAAAGATTTTATTTTGCAAGTTGAACAGAAAATGATGAATCAGAATATTGATGTTGGAATTGCTGTTAGTTTTCCTTTATTGGAAACATCTATTCGTGAGGCTAGTAAATTAATTATTAGTGCTCAAAATTGTCATTTTGAAAATGACGGTGCATTTACGGGAGAGGTTTCCCCATTATTGTTAAAAACTATGAATGTTTCCTATGTTGTATTAGGGCATTCTGAAAGAAGAATTCTTTTTAATGAAAGTAATAAGATTATTAACAAAAAAGTTTTAAAGGCTTTAGAAAATAATTTAAAAATTATTCTTTGTTGTGGTGAAACGGAAGAAGAATATATTAATAAGCAAACAGAAGTAGTTGTTGCTCGCCAATTAAAGATAGCATTAGAAAATGTTAGTGAGAAACAATTAGAACAAATTGTTATTGCTTATGAACCGGTTTGAGCTATTGGAACTGGAAAAACCGCAACAGTAGAAGTAGCACAACAAGTTTGTCAGTTTATTCGTAAAAATATAATGGAAATATATAATGTTGCTCTAAGTAATAAGATTAGAATTCAATATGGTGGTTCTGTTAAACCAGATAATATTAAAGCACTTTTAGAACAACCAGATATTGATGGAGCATTGGTTGGTGGTGCATCATTGCAAGTGAATTCATTCTTACAATTAATTTCTTAA
- a CDS encoding HAD-IIB family hydrolase, translated as MNIKVIAIDIDGTLLTDKGKILDDTRETIIQAQEKGIKVVLATGRAPSAALLYAQQLKLDEYAQHIICFNGCVIYDLKTLNYTCKCK; from the coding sequence ATGAATATTAAAGTAATTGCAATTGATATTGATGGCACTTTATTAACTGATAAAGGAAAAATATTAGATGATACTAGGGAGACTATTATTCAAGCGCAAGAGAAAGGCATTAAAGTTGTTTTAGCAACGGGAAGGGCACCTAGTGCAGCACTTTTATATGCTCAGCAATTAAAGTTAGATGAGTATGCGCAACATATTATTTGTTTTAATGGTTGTGTTATTTATGATTTAAAAACGCTGAATTATACTTGTAAGTGCAAGTAA
- a CDS encoding IS30 family transposase has translation MGYKHLGIDERIYIENQLKFKVKISEIAKNLNRSISTINREVNRNKDNNHYFSLIAQNKAENRKQLHVYFHKFKNRELVKYVQQKLLLGWSPEQIYGRIKNFHQEWIISFKTIYNWIYSGLLEKVTSKNLRRKGKKRKSQENRGKFNGKSIKERNVNNRITLGHWEGDTVVSSRGKSKSC, from the coding sequence ATGGGATACAAACATCTTGGCATAGATGAAAGAATTTATATTGAGAATCAATTGAAATTTAAAGTAAAAATTAGTGAAATAGCTAAAAATCTTAATCGAAGTATTAGTACTATTAATCGAGAAGTTAATAGAAATAAAGATAATAATCATTATTTTTCATTAATTGCACAAAATAAAGCAGAAAATAGAAAACAATTACATGTTTATTTTCATAAATTTAAAAATAGAGAATTAGTAAAATATGTACAACAAAAATTATTATTAGGTTGATCGCCTGAACAAATTTATGGCAGAATTAAAAATTTTCATCAAGAATGAATTATTAGTTTTAAAACAATTTACAATTGAATTTATTCTGGATTACTTGAAAAGGTTACTAGTAAAAATTTAAGAAGAAAAGGTAAGAAACGAAAATCTCAAGAAAATCGGGGTAAATTTAATGGTAAATCCATTAAAGAACGAAATGTTAATAATCGCATAACTCTTGGCCATTGAGAAGGTGATACTGTAGTATCATCACGAGGTAAAAGTAAATCATGTTAA
- a CDS encoding IS30 family transposase, with protein sequence MLITLVERTSRFTLAILVENRTTKVINKNISHYLSILPNNLVKTITFDRGKEFANWQQLEKNLNVKIYFADAYSPWQRGTNENTNGLIREKFPKKFNFSNTTKNAVHKFILSLNQRPRKILNYLSPIEYLVRKII encoded by the coding sequence ATGTTAATAACTTTAGTTGAAAGAACATCAAGATTTACTTTAGCAATATTAGTTGAAAATAGAACTACTAAAGTTATTAACAAAAATATTAGTCATTATTTATCAATTCTTCCAAATAATCTTGTTAAGACTATAACATTTGATAGGGGGAAAGAATTTGCTAATTGACAACAACTTGAAAAAAATTTAAATGTGAAAATTTATTTTGCTGATGCATATTCACCTTGACAAAGAGGTACTAATGAAAATACTAATGGTTTAATTAGAGAAAAATTTCCTAAAAAATTTAATTTTTCAAACACTACTAAAAATGCAGTTCATAAATTTATATTGTCTTTAAACCAAAGACCAAGAAAAATACTAAATTATCTTTCGCCAATCGAATATTTGGTTAGAAAAATAATTTAG
- a CDS encoding HAD-IIB family hydrolase: MYTLTISLDDLEDKICENFKIEIEANKRIRITSSSLEKYQYLEIMPANFDKSKALKFLVNKWHLKLKNCMAIGDSLNDYEMLQKAGLGIMMKNGYSDLIKVATDMCDSNNKNGVGKAILKYILK; the protein is encoded by the coding sequence TTGTATACATTAACTATTAGTTTAGATGATTTAGAGGATAAGATTTGTGAAAATTTTAAAATTGAAATTGAAGCTAATAAACGAATTAGAATAACATCGTCATCGTTAGAAAAATATCAATATTTAGAGATTATGCCAGCAAATTTTGATAAATCTAAAGCTTTAAAGTTTCTTGTGAATAAATGACATCTTAAACTAAAAAATTGTATGGCAATTGGTGATTCTTTAAATGATTATGAAATGTTACAAAAAGCTGGTTTAGGAATAATGATGAAAAATGGTTATTCAGATTTAATAAAAGTAGCAACAGATATGTGTGATAGTAATAATAAAAATGGTGTTGGTAAAGCGATACTTAAATATATTTTAAAATAA